In one window of Drosophila innubila isolate TH190305 chromosome 2L unlocalized genomic scaffold, UK_Dinn_1.0 4_B_2L, whole genome shotgun sequence DNA:
- the LOC117782003 gene encoding cdc25-like protein phosphatase twine: MASKRLSLMLGEDEQLLGDQHGIDNQENIDPSSAKRFKRHAKSSVESPLQRMLQRQLFSNSCNLSPITELSHNMRDTLLNGGGGGTPKSSMLRKSSYNSVSSSSYDSGNSLDDEYMAMFELEAFEQMPENKLPGDLDALISGQLKTTKDELVPTVSTRSVRRCLSMSQQESLDITPIRPTHNNNNNNKLKSDSEAPVNQVMRKSMSMSNVDILTALGDEPELIGDLSKPCALPVLLAGVRHRDLKTISCDTLARLMRGDFSQLSANYKIIDCRYPYEFDGGHIRGALNLYTRQQIKEAFPTTTGMQSQDQRSIYVFHCEFSSERGPKLLRFLRNNDRSEHTHDYPTLSYPELYLLHNGYKEFFSSHANLCEPSNYVPMLAPAHNEEYRLCRAKTKSWQCGDSDAGDSGIGGGGGGASDGSSSSSTRSRILSKSRSRLLYAE, translated from the coding sequence ATGGCAAGTAAACGGCTGAGTTTGATGCTGGGGGAGGATGAGCAGTTGCTGGGAGATCAGCATGGCATAGATAATCAGGAGAACATTGATCCCAGTTCGGCAAAGCGTTTCAAGAGGCATGCGAAATCGTCAGTGGAGTCGCCATTGCAGCGCATGTTGCAACGTCAACTGTTCAGCAACTCTTGCAACTTGTCGCCAATCACAGAGTTGTCGCATAACATGCGGGACACACTGTTAaatggcggtggcggtggcactCCCAAATCCAGCATGTTGCGGAAATCCAGCTACAACAGCGTCTCGTCCTCCAGCTACGATTCGGGCAACTCTCTGGATGATGAGTATATGGCCATGTTCGAGCTGGAAGCATTTGAGCAAATGCCGGAGAATAAGCTGCCCGGGGATCTGGATGCCTTGATCAGTGGCCAATTGAAGACTACTAAAGATGAGCTTGTGCCTACAGTGAGCACTCGCTCGGTGCGACGTTGTCTCAGCATGTCACAGCAGGAGTCACTCGATATCACGCCCATTCGGCCCacccataacaacaacaacaacaacaaattgaagtCGGATTCGGAGGCACCAGTTAATCAAGTGATGCGTAAGTCCATGTCCATGAGCAATGTGGACATACTGACCGCTCTGGGGGATGAACCCGAGCTCATTGGTGATCTGAGCAAACCGTGTGCTTTGCCCGTACTCCTCGCCGGAGTGCGACATCGCGACCTGAAGACCATCTCCTGTGACACTCTGGCGCGTCTGATGCGCGGCGACTTCTCCCAACTGTCCGCCAATTACAAGATCATTGATTGTCGCTATCCCTATGAGTTCGATGGAGGTCACATCCGTGGCGCCCTCAACTTGTACACGCGCCAGCAGATCAAGGAGGCCTTTCCCACCACAACGGGGATGCAGTCGCAGGATCAGCGTAGCATCTATGTGTTCCACTGTGAGTTCTCCTCGGAACGTGGCCCGAAGTTGCTTCGTTTCCTGCGCAACAACGATCGCAGCGAGCACACTCATGATTATCCCACATTGTCCTATCCGGAGCTATATCTGCTGCACAATGGCTACAAGGAGTTCTTCAGCAGCCATGCGAATCTCTGCGAGCCCTCGAACTATGTCCCAATGCTGGCCCCGGCCCACAATGAGGAGTATCGTCTGTGTCGCGCCAAGACCAAGTCCTGGCAATGTGGCGATAGCGATGCTGGTGACAGTGGTatcggtggtggtggtggtggtgcatCTGATGGTTCATCTTCGTCTTCGACACGTTCCCGCATCCTGTCTAAGTCACGCTCTCGTCTCCTCTACGCCGAGTGA
- the LOC117780266 gene encoding zinc finger protein Elbow, with protein sequence MLQSSNHHYLRPDYMTAAAAPTAMDNKSSPLALLAQTCSAIGADTANPKLLAANIEKSTKQQPKSIAMGMGNGNGLGMGMGDNTRDKSSPVSSHSSSVSTGSVEQQQLPPAHSKTPSTFKPYEANNNDCGATNLSSNSNSHNNNNNNNNNSNNSNNGNNQRVKTPKATNGQQRCDSNQSASSSHRESPNAPNANAGSMGNASLRRTPNTVGSQLNGSPVQLSAPVHSNSKESAALHSPSAAAAAAAAANSSRLQEAAYAAAKEASYVKALHAASQQANSSAASYYPQGYGSPYPMDLMTASSLMSPHHAMFKASAMNPYLNYARLKGLTDPSAMMAASPNVCRDPYCTGCPASPHYINKAAGQPCPAGCPQCEVAGGGKSGGGSGGAGGGSSAAAAAAAAASSYHAQLAALAAASQLPYVCSWIGSDAAYCGKRFGTSDDLFQHLRTHTASVPDAVLSAAAAGGIPPNHPLFQRTYPTPPLSPLSAAARYHPYGKPSMLPPSLAPPGLPGLPPHPALAQYFAPYSLYGPRMGSSHP encoded by the exons ATGGACAATAAGAGCAGTCCGTTGGCGCTATTGGCGCAAACATGCAGCGCCATCGGTGCGGATACCGCAAATCCAAAGCTGCTGGCggcaaatattgaaaagtcGACAAAACAACAGCCCAAAAGCATCGCCATGGGCATGGGTAATGGCAACGGCTTGGGCATGGGAATGGGGGACAACACACGCGATAAATCCTCACCAGTTAGCAGTCATTCATCCAGCGTTAGCACCGGCTCCgtggagcaacagcagctgccgccGGCTCACAGTAAAACCCCCAGCACCTTTAAGCCCTATGAGGCCAACAATAACGACTGCGGCGCCACAAatctcagcagcaacagcaatagccacaacaacaacaacaacaacaacaacaatagcaacaacagcaacaatggcaacaaccaACGCGTTAAGACGCCCAAAGCAACCAATGGACAACAACGTTGCGATTCGAACCAAAGTGCCAGCAGCTCACACCGCGAATCGCCAAATGCTCCAAATGCAAACGCCGGCTCCATGGGCAACGCCTCCCTCAGACGCACCCCCAACACAGTTGGCTCCCAGCTCAATGGCAGCCCGGTGCAATTATCCGCGCCAGTTCACAGCAATTCCAAAGAGTCCGCAGCTTTGCATAGTCCAAGTGCCGCTgccgcagccgcagccgcCGCCAATTCGAGTCGCCTCCAGGAGGCAGCCTATGCGGCTGCCAAGGAAGCCAGCTATGTGAAGGCGCTGCATGCGGCCAGCCAACAGGCGAATTCCTCGGCGGCATCCTATTATCCTCAAG GCTATGGATCTCCGTATCCCATGGACTTGATGACAGCCAGCTCGCTGATGTCACCACATCATGCCATGTTCAAGGCATCGGCCATGAATCCCTATCTGAACTATGCCCGTCTCAAAGGCCTGACGGACCCATCGGCCATGATGGCCGCCTCTCCGAATGTGTGTCGGGATCCCTACTGCACCGGCTGTCCGGCCAGTCCGCATTACATTAACAAAGCCGCCGGGCAACCCTGTCCGGCAGGTTGTCCACAGTGTGAGGTTGCCGGCGGGGGTAAGTCGGGAGGAGGCTCTGGCGGTGCAGGTGGCGGGTCGAgtgcagcggcagcggctgcagcagctgcatctTCATATCATGCTCAGTTGGCGGCACTGGCAGCTGCCTCTCAATTGCCGTACGTGTGCTCTTGGATTGGCAGCGATGCGGCGTATTGTGGCAAGCGTTTTGGCACCTCCGACGATCTGTTCCAGCATTTGCGAACACACACTGCCTCCGTGCCGGACGCTGTGCTGAGTGCGGCAGCAGCAGGGGGCATACCACCGAATCATCCGCTATTCCAACGCACCTATCCGACTCCGCCGCTGAGTCCACTGTCTGCGGCGGCACGTTATCATCCATATGGGAAGCCTTCGATGCTGCCACCATCTCTGGCACCTCCAGGACTGCCAGGGTTGCCACCACATCCCGCATTGGCCCAATACTTTGCACCCTACTCGTTATACGGACCTCGCATGGGCTCATCGCATCCGTAG
- the LOC117781654 gene encoding uncharacterized protein LOC117781654: MSKRKADNEMATAAQKVNPADAIQIVGDITINKSQPLEEYQKLINTRVAVDQIVDDDITKENFTKIAAAARDVIWQILFSDDSDSGSDADAAAESQKKASDLLEEYKGDACFYEPMPYNEWIVKLRDELLQRQQLDFWRDTIVKKQLGPCWSRDSDLFDSDDEPPLEFYAHAGCVAPFATSLKVRAAEKATSGDEDPGAALDRSNCNEAALTSDFEATISVDQPLIDYRDLMKRYVLTTCIVSDEIQQKNIDKIGQATRSTIWKLLFEGTPTQVEFDKAAELLQEYKGDAGFYGPWEFNKWIVKLRDEVLQREMLDFWGQKMVEMELGPCCARDSDYFDNMDEVPLEFYDKAGFKAPFDPSKNSKE; this comes from the exons ATGTCAAAGCGCAAAGCTGACAACGAAATGGCGACAGCAGCACAAAAAGTAAATCCAGCAGATGCCATTCAG ATTGTGGGTGATATTACAATAAACAAGTCGCAGCCGCTTGAGGAATatcaaaagttaataaatacacGTGTGGCAGTTGATCAAATAGTGGACGACGACATTACAAAGGAAAACTTCACGaaaattgcagctgcagcgcGTGATGTCATCTGGCAGATTCTGTTCAGCGACGATTCCGATTCCGGTTCGGATGCCGATGCAGCTGCTGAGTCACAGAAAAAAGCGAGCGATTTGCTAGAAGAATACAAAGGTGACGCATGCTTCTACGAGCCGATGCCCTACAACGAGTGGATTGTGAAATTGCGCGATGAGCtgctgcagcggcagcaatTGGATTTCTGGCGGGATACAATTGTGAAGAAGCAATTGGGTCCTTGTTGGTCCCGGGACTCGGATCTGTTCGACAGCGACGATGAGCCGCCGTTGGAGTTCTATGCGCACGCCGGTTGCGTTGCCCCTTTTGCGACCAGTCTGAAGGTGCGGGCGGCCGAGAAGGCGACCAGCGGGGATGAGGATCCTGGGGCGGCACTTGATCGCAGTAATTGCAATGAGGCCGCCTTGACGAGCGACTTTGAGGCGACCATAAGCGTGGATCAACCACTTATCGACTATCGGGATCTGATGAAGCGTTATGTACTAACCACCTGCATTGTGTCCGATGAAATCCAGCAGAAGAATATTGATAAGATTGGCCAGGCGACAAGATCGACCATTTGGAAGCTGCTGTTTGAGGGAACGCCCACACAGGTGGAGTTCGACAAGGCCGCCGAGCTGTTGCAGGAGTACAAAGGCGACGCTGGCTTCTATGGCCCCTGGGAGTTTAACAAGTGGATTGTCAAGCTGCGGGATGAAGTGCTCCAGCGGGAAATGCTGGACTTCTGGGGCCAGAAGATGGTCGAGATGGAGCTCGGTCCGTGTTGCGCACGTGATTCTGATTACTTTGATAACATGGATGAAGTTCCATTGGAATTCTATGATAAAGCTGGTTTCAAAGCGCCCTTCGATCCCTCCAAGAACTCCAAGGAATAA